In one window of Siphonobacter curvatus DNA:
- the gmd gene encoding GDP-mannose 4,6-dehydratase, whose protein sequence is MKKALITGITGQDGAYLAEFLLKKGYEVHGVKRRSSLINTERIDHLYQDPHEQDVRFHLHYGDLTDSTNVIRLIQETQPDEIYNLGAQSHVRVSFDEPEYTAQVDGLGTLRILEAVRILGLEKKTKIYQASTSELYGLVQAVPQSETTPFYPRSPYAVAKMYGYWITVNYREAYDMFAVNGILFNHESPLRGETFVTRKITRGVSRIALGVLDKIYMGNLDSLRDWGHAKDYVEAMWLILQQEKAEDYVIATGVTTKVRDFIRMAFGEVGIELEFKGEGLEEKGYVTACNNPEYQLEIGKEVVAIDPRYFRPTEVDLLHGDPTKAKTQLGWEPKYDLPALVNDMMTADLDLFKKDLHLNKGGYRTMNYFE, encoded by the coding sequence ATGAAAAAAGCCCTTATCACCGGAATCACCGGCCAAGATGGTGCCTATCTGGCAGAATTCTTATTAAAAAAAGGTTACGAAGTGCACGGTGTGAAACGCCGCAGTTCGCTCATTAATACCGAGCGGATTGATCACTTGTACCAAGATCCCCATGAGCAGGACGTTCGGTTCCATTTGCACTATGGTGATCTGACTGATTCTACCAACGTGATCCGGCTGATTCAGGAAACCCAACCTGATGAAATTTATAACCTCGGTGCTCAGTCACACGTACGGGTTAGTTTCGACGAACCCGAATACACCGCTCAGGTAGATGGTTTAGGTACACTCCGGATCTTGGAGGCGGTACGGATCCTGGGACTGGAAAAAAAGACCAAAATTTACCAGGCTTCTACTTCAGAACTGTACGGATTGGTACAGGCCGTGCCTCAGTCGGAGACGACCCCGTTCTATCCCCGCTCCCCTTATGCCGTAGCAAAGATGTATGGCTACTGGATTACGGTGAATTACCGCGAAGCTTACGATATGTTTGCCGTGAACGGTATCCTGTTCAACCACGAATCTCCCTTACGCGGTGAAACGTTCGTAACGCGGAAAATTACCCGTGGCGTTTCGCGTATTGCGCTGGGTGTACTCGACAAGATTTACATGGGTAACCTGGATTCGCTGCGTGACTGGGGCCATGCCAAAGATTACGTAGAGGCCATGTGGTTGATTCTGCAACAGGAAAAAGCGGAAGATTACGTGATTGCTACGGGTGTAACGACGAAAGTACGGGACTTCATCCGGATGGCGTTCGGAGAAGTAGGCATTGAGCTGGAATTCAAAGGAGAAGGACTCGAGGAGAAAGGCTACGTAACTGCCTGCAATAATCCGGAATACCAGCTTGAAATTGGCAAAGAAGTCGTAGCGATTGATCCGCGTTATTTCCGTCCGACGGAAGTAGACCTGCTACACGGCGATCCAACGAAAGCCAAAACGCAACTGGGCTGGGAGCCGAAATATGACCTCCCCGCACTGGTCAATGATATGATGACGGCTGATTTGGACCTGTTCAAAAAAGATCTGCACCTCAACAAAGGTGGCTATCGCACGATGAACTACTTCGAATAA
- a CDS encoding thymidine kinase: protein MFIERTNGLRTPDGCHMGWIEVICGSMFSGKTEELIRRVNRAIIARLNVRIFKPALDTRYHAEHVVSHDATSIQSTPVASAREILALAEDCELIGIDEAQFFDEEIVAVCHELANAGKRVIIAGLDMDSEGRPFGPMPSLMAIAEYVTKVHAICVVCGELANYSYRKVATPGQILLGEKDSYEARCRRHFLEGRNAGEGH, encoded by the coding sequence ATGTTTATTGAACGTACCAACGGACTTCGTACACCCGACGGCTGCCACATGGGCTGGATTGAGGTGATTTGTGGCTCTATGTTTTCGGGAAAAACGGAAGAATTGATCCGCCGCGTGAACCGGGCCATTATTGCTCGCCTGAACGTACGCATTTTTAAACCCGCTCTGGATACACGGTATCACGCCGAGCATGTTGTCTCCCACGATGCTACTTCGATTCAGTCGACCCCCGTGGCTTCGGCCCGGGAAATTCTGGCGTTGGCCGAAGATTGTGAGCTAATCGGCATTGACGAAGCTCAGTTTTTTGATGAAGAGATTGTAGCGGTCTGTCATGAACTGGCCAATGCGGGCAAGCGCGTGATCATTGCGGGTTTGGATATGGACTCGGAAGGTCGTCCATTCGGACCTATGCCTTCCCTGATGGCCATTGCCGAATACGTAACGAAAGTACACGCCATCTGCGTGGTCTGCGGGGAGTTAGCGAATTATTCCTACCGTAAAGTAGCTACGCCCGGACAAATTTTACTCGGTGAAAAAGACAGTTACGAAGCCCGTTGCCGTCGGCATTTTCTCGAAGGAAGAAACGCCGGGGAAGGGCATTAA
- a CDS encoding PVC-type heme-binding CxxCH protein, translating into MKKILAGLAALSLLSLTYCTRQPGSSASQPKTEGRRIEILFLGDNGHHRPIQMAPILMEGLGNKGINLSYTDRLEDLNPENLSKYDGLLVFANWDSLPPAPEKALVDFVKGGKGLIAVHCASWCFRNSSAFVNDMVGGQFWKHGWDTIQPVWAKPDHPAIFGAKQFKTVDETYLHKKLAADNVVLTERIIDAKQAKDKPGQKTEPYTWVRNFGKGRVFYTAYGHDELTWKQTGFHDLMEKGIKWSVGDKVAGELQKLNPKPFVYQEANLPNYEKRPGPQLKPDPLSPEESMKHLQVNPDFTLGLFAAEPNVQHPIALSWDEKGRMFAIVTLDYPNERKDTGGRDYILMLEDTNGDGKADKFTKFADNLSIPTSLVAYDGGFIVSQAPDMLFLKDTDGDGKADVRKVLMTGFGTMDTHAGPSNLHYGFDNWIYGSIGYSGFNGTVGGKKHQFGQGFFRFKPDGSELEYLTSTSNNTWGLAFDETGNLFGSTANNDHGWYMAIPNRYMLGWDKLRLRGGRSTDTHKDMKVLTRIRQVDVFGGYTAAAGHNFYTARSFPQSYWNRVAFVSEPTGHIIHLNTMEKDGTDYHDKNDFNLVAGADEWFSPVFAEVGPDGAVWFADWYSFIIQHNPTPKGFENGGGNAYVTDLRDNTHGRIYRIAYKKAPAYQPLALSKDQPEALVKALTSDNMFWRQAAQRLLVERGKSDVLPQLYALVKNQSLDAIGSNPGAIHALWTLHGLGALNGSNAEAFQIVTAALKHPAASVRKTAVQVLPKNASTVASLLQANTLNDSEPLVGLNTLLAFTEAPMTAEVEKAVVAALGNPNFVADRWMPDAFTTVFNARDSELLKTFLAKAPRQGQASASASTSAAMDHSAHQHGMAEEKAAASTGPKADIVVTQVKPSTPMPTVREGISFSVEVENRGSAAVPSGTPITLKIHAEGPNLSRDWLSYTFVKGLKAGEKAFITESNNGPWVGPMGLSSDVPGNFTISVTADPDNKIPENREDNNTFRYVVKYQPLKNLTGFVLENATRAYTATATEAELLSFAGLLKGLNDTDAKAVLAGMRRGWDPKRKLAPSAATQQVLASLDKDLSKDNQKLLNNWAELTGLRKSAENEVDPNVQTVKIKTVTEKLQFSLKEFTVKAGQPVEIILDNPDQMQHNLVIGKPKSLEVIGKAADAMITRPDAVYKSYVPEIPQVIIATKLVNPDDSAHLKFVAPAEPGDYPFVCTFPGHWRIMNGVMRVVKETASSNSKK; encoded by the coding sequence ATGAAAAAAATTCTTGCGGGACTAGCCGCCCTGAGTCTACTCTCGCTAACGTATTGTACGCGGCAGCCGGGCTCTTCGGCTTCGCAGCCAAAGACCGAGGGGCGGAGGATTGAGATTCTGTTTCTGGGCGACAATGGGCACCACCGGCCCATACAAATGGCTCCTATACTGATGGAAGGATTGGGTAACAAGGGAATCAACCTGAGTTATACCGATCGACTGGAAGATTTAAATCCAGAAAACCTCAGCAAATACGACGGTCTATTGGTGTTTGCCAACTGGGACAGCCTGCCACCAGCTCCTGAAAAAGCCCTGGTCGATTTTGTCAAAGGTGGCAAAGGGCTGATCGCCGTACACTGTGCTTCCTGGTGTTTCCGTAACTCCAGTGCCTTCGTCAATGACATGGTAGGGGGGCAATTCTGGAAACACGGCTGGGATACCATTCAGCCCGTGTGGGCCAAGCCCGATCATCCGGCCATTTTTGGTGCCAAGCAATTCAAGACGGTAGACGAAACCTATCTGCACAAAAAACTGGCGGCGGATAATGTCGTACTTACCGAGCGAATCATCGACGCCAAGCAGGCCAAAGACAAACCCGGTCAGAAAACCGAACCCTATACCTGGGTTCGTAATTTTGGCAAGGGCCGCGTATTCTACACGGCTTACGGCCACGACGAGCTTACCTGGAAGCAAACGGGTTTTCACGATCTGATGGAAAAAGGGATCAAATGGTCCGTAGGGGATAAGGTCGCTGGTGAGTTGCAGAAGCTGAATCCTAAACCTTTCGTGTATCAGGAAGCGAACCTTCCCAACTACGAAAAACGGCCTGGGCCGCAACTTAAGCCCGATCCGCTTTCGCCCGAAGAATCGATGAAGCATTTGCAGGTAAATCCGGATTTTACGCTGGGTTTATTTGCTGCGGAGCCCAACGTACAGCACCCCATCGCCCTTAGCTGGGATGAGAAAGGTCGCATGTTCGCCATTGTTACGCTCGATTACCCCAACGAACGCAAAGACACGGGCGGCCGGGATTACATCCTCATGTTAGAAGATACCAATGGCGATGGCAAAGCCGACAAGTTTACTAAGTTCGCCGATAACCTGAGTATTCCGACGAGCCTAGTGGCTTACGATGGAGGTTTTATCGTTTCGCAGGCACCGGACATGCTGTTTTTAAAGGATACGGACGGCGACGGGAAAGCCGATGTCCGCAAGGTGTTGATGACGGGTTTTGGTACCATGGATACGCACGCTGGTCCGAGTAACCTGCACTACGGCTTCGACAACTGGATTTACGGTTCGATTGGCTATTCCGGCTTTAACGGTACCGTGGGTGGGAAGAAGCACCAGTTTGGTCAGGGCTTTTTCCGCTTTAAACCCGATGGCTCGGAGCTGGAGTATCTGACGTCTACCTCCAATAATACCTGGGGATTGGCCTTTGACGAAACGGGAAATCTTTTTGGCTCCACGGCCAATAACGATCACGGTTGGTACATGGCCATTCCCAACCGGTACATGCTGGGTTGGGACAAGCTTCGCCTCCGCGGCGGTCGCAGTACGGATACGCACAAAGACATGAAAGTCCTAACCCGGATTCGTCAGGTCGATGTCTTCGGCGGATACACGGCGGCGGCTGGTCATAATTTCTACACGGCCCGGAGTTTCCCGCAATCCTACTGGAACCGCGTCGCCTTTGTTAGTGAACCTACGGGCCACATCATCCACCTGAACACGATGGAAAAAGATGGGACGGACTATCACGATAAAAACGATTTCAACCTCGTGGCCGGAGCCGATGAGTGGTTTTCACCCGTATTCGCTGAAGTAGGTCCGGACGGAGCCGTATGGTTTGCCGATTGGTACAGCTTCATCATCCAGCACAATCCGACGCCGAAAGGTTTCGAAAATGGAGGCGGAAATGCGTATGTGACAGACCTTCGGGACAATACGCACGGACGCATTTATCGCATTGCATACAAAAAAGCTCCGGCGTATCAGCCACTCGCCCTTTCCAAGGATCAGCCTGAAGCGTTAGTCAAGGCCCTCACCAGTGACAACATGTTCTGGCGGCAGGCGGCTCAGCGATTACTGGTCGAACGCGGGAAGTCAGACGTTCTGCCGCAGTTATATGCGCTGGTGAAAAACCAGTCACTCGATGCCATTGGTTCAAATCCCGGAGCGATTCACGCGCTGTGGACGCTGCACGGATTAGGAGCGTTGAATGGTTCGAATGCGGAGGCTTTCCAAATCGTTACGGCGGCTTTGAAACATCCGGCAGCTTCCGTTCGTAAAACGGCGGTTCAGGTATTGCCCAAAAATGCATCTACGGTAGCTAGTTTGTTACAGGCCAATACGCTGAATGATTCTGAGCCACTGGTAGGCTTGAATACGTTACTGGCTTTCACAGAAGCTCCTATGACGGCTGAAGTCGAAAAAGCCGTAGTCGCCGCTTTGGGCAATCCGAACTTTGTAGCTGATCGCTGGATGCCCGATGCATTCACGACCGTATTCAATGCCCGTGATTCCGAATTACTGAAAACGTTTTTAGCAAAAGCTCCCCGACAGGGACAAGCTTCGGCTTCTGCCAGTACCTCCGCCGCGATGGATCATTCCGCTCATCAGCATGGCATGGCGGAAGAAAAAGCTGCTGCCAGTACGGGTCCGAAAGCGGATATCGTCGTAACGCAGGTCAAACCTTCGACGCCCATGCCGACGGTAAGGGAAGGGATTTCATTCTCAGTGGAAGTAGAAAACCGGGGTTCCGCAGCGGTTCCCTCGGGTACACCGATTACGCTGAAAATCCACGCCGAAGGTCCAAACCTGAGCCGGGATTGGCTGAGCTATACGTTCGTCAAAGGTCTGAAAGCCGGAGAGAAAGCGTTCATTACCGAGTCCAATAACGGTCCTTGGGTAGGTCCGATGGGTCTGAGCTCAGATGTGCCTGGGAACTTTACCATTTCGGTAACGGCGGATCCGGACAACAAGATTCCGGAAAACCGGGAAGACAACAACACCTTCCGTTACGTGGTCAAGTACCAGCCGCTCAAAAATCTGACGGGTTTTGTACTTGAAAACGCCACCCGTGCCTACACGGCTACGGCTACCGAAGCAGAACTGCTGTCCTTCGCTGGCTTGCTGAAAGGCTTGAATGATACGGATGCCAAAGCGGTGCTGGCCGGTATGCGACGCGGCTGGGATCCCAAACGTAAGCTGGCTCCCTCGGCGGCAACGCAGCAGGTACTGGCCAGTCTGGATAAAGATCTCTCCAAAGACAATCAGAAACTGCTCAATAACTGGGCCGAACTGACCGGCTTACGCAAATCTGCGGAGAACGAAGTCGATCCTAATGTACAGACGGTGAAGATTAAGACGGTTACCGAAAAGCTTCAGTTTAGTTTGAAAGAGTTTACGGTAAAAGCAGGCCAGCCCGTAGAGATCATTCTCGACAATCCCGACCAGATGCAACACAACCTGGTGATTGGTAAACCGAAATCACTGGAAGTTATCGGAAAGGCCGCTGACGCCATGATTACACGACCCGACGCCGTCTACAAAAGCTACGTACCGGAGATTCCACAAGTGATTATCGCCACGAAGCTGGTCAATCCGGATGATAGTGCTCACCTGAAGTTTGTGGCTCCGGCGGAACCGGGCGACTATCCCTTCGTGTGTACCTTCCCCGGTCACTGGCGAATCATGAATGGGGTGATGCGGGTAGTGAAGGAGACGGCGAGTAGCAATTCAAAAAAATAA